Proteins encoded by one window of Lutibacter sp. A64:
- the rhaT gene encoding L-rhamnose/proton symporter RhaT, whose protein sequence is MQALLGVLFHSIGGVASGSFYMPYNKVKGWAWETFWMVGGIMSWLILPPLAAWLTIPDFTTVLANSSSDIISVTFIMGLLWGVGGLTYGLGVRYLGMSLGNSVVLGFSAAFGALVPSIYYNFFPEYGRTSFTDMLGNTGGQLVLFGVFVCLAGIALSGKAGMMKESELSDEDKKKTIAEFDLVKGLVVAILSGILSSFFNFGIELGKPLADAAIEGGSNPLYANNITFVVILWGGLLTNFVWTTILSIKNKSYKDFTNKATPIKNNLLFSALAGSIWFLQFFFYGMGESKLGSGASSWILHMSTIILTANFWGIYRKEWNGVATKTKWTITAGIAVILLSVVLVGIGNSI, encoded by the coding sequence ATGCAAGCATTATTAGGAGTATTATTTCATTCAATAGGAGGTGTGGCATCAGGTAGTTTTTATATGCCATATAATAAAGTAAAAGGTTGGGCATGGGAAACCTTTTGGATGGTTGGAGGTATCATGTCATGGCTTATTTTACCACCGCTAGCAGCTTGGTTAACAATACCAGATTTCACAACTGTTTTAGCAAATAGTTCTAGTGATATTATAAGTGTAACATTTATAATGGGCTTACTTTGGGGAGTTGGAGGTTTAACTTATGGTCTTGGAGTACGATATTTAGGAATGTCTTTAGGTAATTCTGTTGTTCTTGGTTTTTCAGCTGCTTTTGGAGCATTAGTTCCATCAATCTATTATAACTTTTTTCCTGAATATGGAAGAACTTCTTTTACAGATATGTTGGGGAATACAGGAGGGCAATTAGTTCTTTTTGGTGTTTTTGTATGTTTGGCAGGTATTGCGCTTTCTGGTAAGGCTGGGATGATGAAAGAGAGTGAACTATCTGATGAAGATAAGAAAAAAACGATTGCAGAGTTTGATTTAGTAAAAGGATTAGTGGTAGCAATACTTTCAGGTATTTTAAGTTCTTTTTTCAATTTTGGTATTGAATTAGGGAAGCCTTTAGCAGATGCAGCAATTGAAGGAGGTTCTAATCCGTTATATGCAAATAACATTACATTTGTGGTGATTCTTTGGGGAGGTCTTTTAACAAACTTTGTTTGGACTACAATTTTAAGCATTAAAAATAAATCTTATAAGGATTTTACAAATAAAGCAACACCAATTAAAAACAATCTTTTATTCTCAGCTTTAGCTGGTTCTATATGGTTTTTACAGTTTTTCTTTTATGGTATGGGAGAGAGTAAATTAGGTAGTGGTGCTAGTTCTTGGATTTTACATATGTCAACCATTATTTTAACAGCAAATTTTTGGGGTATTTACAGAAAAGAATGGAATGGAGTTGCAACAAAAACAAAATGGACTATTACAGCTGGTATTGCAGTAATTCTTTTGTCTGTGGTTTTAGTTGGTATTGGAAATTCGATCTAA